One window of Oryza brachyantha chromosome 12, ObraRS2, whole genome shotgun sequence genomic DNA carries:
- the LOC121055989 gene encoding translation initiation factor IF-2 has protein sequence MGQCACFGAAEKERRAEADRAESQEARAKAAEAAQRRQEEFDKSAAGRAAKAQMKAMKEAKASSNQGEPVLKWQMG, from the exons ATGGGGCAGTGCGCCTGCTtcggcgcggcggagaaggagcggcgggcggaggccgACCGCGCCGAGTCGCAGGAGGCGCGCGCCAaggccgccgaggccgcgcAGCGGAG ACAGGAGGAGTTTGATAAATCGGCAGCTGGAAGAGCAGCAAAAGCACAGATGAAGGCCATGAAGGAAGCCAAGGCATCATCAAACCAAGGAGAACCAGTTCTTAAG TGGCAAATGGGATAA